One part of the Paramormyrops kingsleyae isolate MSU_618 chromosome 2, PKINGS_0.4, whole genome shotgun sequence genome encodes these proteins:
- the LOC111839380 gene encoding stAR-related lipid transfer protein 6, whose translation MDFVAEEVSQKLWSYHQDESGWTLAKTSGDIIISWKPSNEYQGKLYRGQATIEDTPENIIPFMYLPEHRMKWDKSLQSYSILEHIGQETFICHTVTHSYGMGLISSRDFVDLVKVKRYNGGIVTTNSVSVDYPQCPPCSPHIRGHNNACGYVCSPLMGTPSRSQLEVYIQPDLGGMLPRTVVEAALPNNIIDLVNSARAGLKAKTMESTGP comes from the exons ATGGACTTCGTGGCAGAGGAAGTTTCGCAAAAGCTGTGGTCATATCATCAAGATGAATCAGGATGGACTTTGGCGAAAACTTCA GGAGATATTATAATATCTTGGAAACCATCCAATGAGTATCAAGGGAAACT GTACCGTGGTCAGGCAACCATTGAGGACACCCCTGAAAATATCATTCCTTTCATGTATCTTCCAGAGCATAGAATGAAATGGGACAAGTCGCTACAGTCTTATTCCATTCTTGAGCATATTGGCCAG GAGACTTTTATTTGTCACACTGTCACCCACAGTTACGGCATGGGTCTCATTTCATCCAGAGATTTTGTTGACCTTGTGAAGGTAAAACGGTACAATGGAGGAATAGTCACTACTAACT CTGTGAGTGTTGATTATCCCCAATGCCCACCATGTTCACCTCACATCAGAGGACACAACAATGCATGTGGATATGTGTGCTCTCCACTAATGGG GACTCCCTCTCGGTCCCAGTTGGAGGTCTACATCCAGCCTGACTTAGGGGGGATGTTGCCTCGGACTGTGGTGGAAGCTGCTCTTCCCAACAACATCATCGACCTGGTCAACAGCGCTCGGGCTGGGCTGAAGGCCAAGACTATGGAGAGTACTGGGCCATAA
- the poli gene encoding DNA polymerase iota isoform X2 — translation MALGDNEGEPPLSDDDIDWTDESADIAASQPADCRDAGQPQKVILHFDLDCFYAQVEMIRNPALWNLPLAVHQKYFIVTCNYLARELGVTKRMMATEARSKCPELVLLNGEDLTPYREISYKVTELLESFCPLVERLGLDENFVDVTELVEKKLKKVPLPSDVSVNGHIYNQQALDTTAPDHHRLALGSHIAAEFRAAVHTQLGLTGCAGIAPSKVLAKLVSGTFRPNQQTTLLPESSAQLMRGLIHVRAIPSVGRSTAMRLQALGIHSVVDLQRCPLPTLEKELGGICARRIHCLSLGIDPLPVTPRGPPQSLSDEDSFKKVSTEVEVMQKVKELVSSLLHRLHRDGRVPRTMRLTIKRFSESSQPVSRESRQCPLPTTLGQKIRSGSWDAVTPLVSLAMKLFFRLVDRHMPFHITLISVCFTNLQLCCLGTRGSIVSFFSQGSPVKPKEAPSAESSGPTCQQGALDTSGNQDVQEASLVASAPLQQRSAPSPPPGVDPSVFWELPEEIQRELRSSAASAPVPDCPGSTASSAPRLGLGQHASREASSPAVLRPPSLALRTLANQTQSLNPSLNSPVHEVPSHVDPQVFVELPTELQGELLAEWKRETRTPPSTPPSQTLPSPKRGWSRPSKGKKLNPSNRTQVNNLLRYFKPC, via the exons ATGGCGCTGGGTGATAATGAAGGCGAGCCGCCGTTGTCTGACGATGACATCGACTGGACCGATGAGAGCGCGGACATCGCGGCAAGCCAGCCGGCCGACTGCCGGGACGCAG GCCAGCCACAGAAGGTCATCCTGCACTTTGACCTGGACTGTTTCTATGCCCAGGTGGAAATGATCCGCAACCCAGCCCTGTGGAACCTGCCTTTAG CTGTTCACCAGAAGTATTTCATTGTCACGTGCAACTACTTGGCCAGGGAGCTTGGGGTGACCAAGCGGATGATGGCGACGGAAGCCAGGTCTAAATGCCCCGAGCTGGTCCTTCTCAATGGAGAAGACCTGACCCCTTATAGGGAGATATCCTATAAAGTCACAG AACTGTTGGAGAGTTTTTGCCCCCTGGTGGAGAGACTGGGCCTTGATGAGAATTTTGTGGACGTCACAGAACTGGTGGAAAAGAAGTTAAAGAAAGTGCCTCTGCCCTCTGACGTTTCAGTCAATGGCCATATTTACAACCAGCAGG CCCTAGATACCACGGCCCCCGACCACCACCGGCTAGCATTGGGGTCCCACATCGCCGCCGAGTTTCGGGCCGCCGTCCACACCCAGCTGGGCCTCACGGGCTGCGCTGGCATCGCCCCCAGCAAGGTTCTGGCCAAGCTGGTTTCCGGCACCTTCCGACCCAATCAGCAGACAACGCTGCTGCCAGAAAGCTCCGCCCAGCTGATGCGTGGCCTGATCCACGTTCGCGCCATACCGA GTGTGGGCCGCAGCACCGCTATGCGCCTGCAGGCTCTCGGCATTCACAGCGTGGTTGACCTGCAACGGTGCCCCCTGCCCACGCTAGAGAAGGAGCTGGGTGGGATTTGTGCTCGCCGCATTCATTGCCTGAGTCTGGGCATTGATCCCCTGCCCGTCACGCCCAGAGGACCCCCACAG TCTCTCAGTGATGAGGATTCATTCAAAAAAGTGTCTACAGAAGTGGAGGTGATGCAGAAGGTCAAAGAGCTCGTAAGCAGTCTGCTACACAG GTTGCACAGGGATGGCAGGGTTCCGCGCACCATGCGTCTGACCATCAAGCGTTTCTCGGAATCCAGCCAGCCGGTGAGCAGGGAGAGCCGTCAGTGCCCTTTGCCCACCACCCTGGGGCAAAAGATCCGCTCAG GCAGCTGGGATGCGGTGACACCCCTGGTGTCCTTGGCCATGAAGCTCTTCTTCAGATTGGTGGACAGACACATGCCGTTCCATATCACCCTGATCAGCGTGTGCTTCACCAACCTgcagttgtgctgtttgggCACTAGGGGCTCCATAGTGTCATTCTTCTCACAGGGGTCCCCCGTCAAGCCAAAGGAGGCACCATCTGCAGAG TCCTCAGGTCCTacctgccagcagggggcgcttgATACAAGCGGCAATCAGGACGTGCAAGAGGCGTCTCTGGTCGCCAGTGCACCACTGCAGCAGAGGTCggctccctctcctcctccaggAGTCGACCCCAGCGTGTTCTGGGAACTTCCTGAGGAAATCCAGAGGGAGCTGAGATCTAGTGCAGCTTCAGCTCCTGTTCCAGATTGCCCTGGTTCCACTGCGAGTTCTGCCCCAAGACTGGGACTGGGCCAACATGCTTCCAGGGAGGCCTCTTCTCCAGCCGTACTCCGGCCACCCAGCTTGGCTCTACGCACGCTTGCAAACCAGACCCAAAGCCTGAATCCCTCGCTGAACTCACCCGTCCATGAGGTGCCCTCTCACGTGGACCCCCAGGTGTTTGTTGAGCTCCCCACAGAACTGCAGGGGGAGCTGCTGGCCGAGTGGAAGCGAGAGACGCGAACCCCACCCTCAACCCCACCCTCGCAGACTCTGCCCTCCCCTAAGCGAGGCTGGAGCAGGCCATCCAAGGGAAAGAAACTGAATCCATCCAACCGCACCCAGGTGAACAACCTGTTGAGGTACTTCAAGCCATGCTGA
- the poli gene encoding DNA polymerase iota isoform X1, producing MALGDNEGEPPLSDDDIDWTDESADIAASQPADCRDAEGQPQKVILHFDLDCFYAQVEMIRNPALWNLPLAVHQKYFIVTCNYLARELGVTKRMMATEARSKCPELVLLNGEDLTPYREISYKVTELLESFCPLVERLGLDENFVDVTELVEKKLKKVPLPSDVSVNGHIYNQQALDTTAPDHHRLALGSHIAAEFRAAVHTQLGLTGCAGIAPSKVLAKLVSGTFRPNQQTTLLPESSAQLMRGLIHVRAIPSVGRSTAMRLQALGIHSVVDLQRCPLPTLEKELGGICARRIHCLSLGIDPLPVTPRGPPQSLSDEDSFKKVSTEVEVMQKVKELVSSLLHRLHRDGRVPRTMRLTIKRFSESSQPVSRESRQCPLPTTLGQKIRSGSWDAVTPLVSLAMKLFFRLVDRHMPFHITLISVCFTNLQLCCLGTRGSIVSFFSQGSPVKPKEAPSAESSGPTCQQGALDTSGNQDVQEASLVASAPLQQRSAPSPPPGVDPSVFWELPEEIQRELRSSAASAPVPDCPGSTASSAPRLGLGQHASREASSPAVLRPPSLALRTLANQTQSLNPSLNSPVHEVPSHVDPQVFVELPTELQGELLAEWKRETRTPPSTPPSQTLPSPKRGWSRPSKGKKLNPSNRTQVNNLLRYFKPC from the exons ATGGCGCTGGGTGATAATGAAGGCGAGCCGCCGTTGTCTGACGATGACATCGACTGGACCGATGAGAGCGCGGACATCGCGGCAAGCCAGCCGGCCGACTGCCGGGACGCAG AAGGCCAGCCACAGAAGGTCATCCTGCACTTTGACCTGGACTGTTTCTATGCCCAGGTGGAAATGATCCGCAACCCAGCCCTGTGGAACCTGCCTTTAG CTGTTCACCAGAAGTATTTCATTGTCACGTGCAACTACTTGGCCAGGGAGCTTGGGGTGACCAAGCGGATGATGGCGACGGAAGCCAGGTCTAAATGCCCCGAGCTGGTCCTTCTCAATGGAGAAGACCTGACCCCTTATAGGGAGATATCCTATAAAGTCACAG AACTGTTGGAGAGTTTTTGCCCCCTGGTGGAGAGACTGGGCCTTGATGAGAATTTTGTGGACGTCACAGAACTGGTGGAAAAGAAGTTAAAGAAAGTGCCTCTGCCCTCTGACGTTTCAGTCAATGGCCATATTTACAACCAGCAGG CCCTAGATACCACGGCCCCCGACCACCACCGGCTAGCATTGGGGTCCCACATCGCCGCCGAGTTTCGGGCCGCCGTCCACACCCAGCTGGGCCTCACGGGCTGCGCTGGCATCGCCCCCAGCAAGGTTCTGGCCAAGCTGGTTTCCGGCACCTTCCGACCCAATCAGCAGACAACGCTGCTGCCAGAAAGCTCCGCCCAGCTGATGCGTGGCCTGATCCACGTTCGCGCCATACCGA GTGTGGGCCGCAGCACCGCTATGCGCCTGCAGGCTCTCGGCATTCACAGCGTGGTTGACCTGCAACGGTGCCCCCTGCCCACGCTAGAGAAGGAGCTGGGTGGGATTTGTGCTCGCCGCATTCATTGCCTGAGTCTGGGCATTGATCCCCTGCCCGTCACGCCCAGAGGACCCCCACAG TCTCTCAGTGATGAGGATTCATTCAAAAAAGTGTCTACAGAAGTGGAGGTGATGCAGAAGGTCAAAGAGCTCGTAAGCAGTCTGCTACACAG GTTGCACAGGGATGGCAGGGTTCCGCGCACCATGCGTCTGACCATCAAGCGTTTCTCGGAATCCAGCCAGCCGGTGAGCAGGGAGAGCCGTCAGTGCCCTTTGCCCACCACCCTGGGGCAAAAGATCCGCTCAG GCAGCTGGGATGCGGTGACACCCCTGGTGTCCTTGGCCATGAAGCTCTTCTTCAGATTGGTGGACAGACACATGCCGTTCCATATCACCCTGATCAGCGTGTGCTTCACCAACCTgcagttgtgctgtttgggCACTAGGGGCTCCATAGTGTCATTCTTCTCACAGGGGTCCCCCGTCAAGCCAAAGGAGGCACCATCTGCAGAG TCCTCAGGTCCTacctgccagcagggggcgcttgATACAAGCGGCAATCAGGACGTGCAAGAGGCGTCTCTGGTCGCCAGTGCACCACTGCAGCAGAGGTCggctccctctcctcctccaggAGTCGACCCCAGCGTGTTCTGGGAACTTCCTGAGGAAATCCAGAGGGAGCTGAGATCTAGTGCAGCTTCAGCTCCTGTTCCAGATTGCCCTGGTTCCACTGCGAGTTCTGCCCCAAGACTGGGACTGGGCCAACATGCTTCCAGGGAGGCCTCTTCTCCAGCCGTACTCCGGCCACCCAGCTTGGCTCTACGCACGCTTGCAAACCAGACCCAAAGCCTGAATCCCTCGCTGAACTCACCCGTCCATGAGGTGCCCTCTCACGTGGACCCCCAGGTGTTTGTTGAGCTCCCCACAGAACTGCAGGGGGAGCTGCTGGCCGAGTGGAAGCGAGAGACGCGAACCCCACCCTCAACCCCACCCTCGCAGACTCTGCCCTCCCCTAAGCGAGGCTGGAGCAGGCCATCCAAGGGAAAGAAACTGAATCCATCCAACCGCACCCAGGTGAACAACCTGTTGAGGTACTTCAAGCCATGCTGA